CGCCGGGGCCTTCTCGGTGCGGGCGCTACCGACCCTAGTGGTCCTCGGCCGGGACGGCCGCGTCGCTGCGGCCCACCTCGGCAGCATGCCCGAGGACGAGCTCCGCGACCTCCTGACCCGGGTTGCCGACCAGGGAGGCTGAAGGTTCCTCCGCCGAGGGCACGCTGGCAGCGAGCCGGACGAGGCAATCGCCGACGTCGCGCCGCCGGAAGGGCTTGGCGAGGATCGCGTCGGGAGGGATGTCCGTCTCCAGCTCCGGGCTCTGCGAGCCTGCGAGAGCCGAGATCACGACGATCTTTCCGCCGTAGCCCTGCTCCCTCAGCCTCGAGAGGGCCTCGAGTCCGTTCATCCGCG
The Vulgatibacter incomptus DNA segment above includes these coding regions:
- a CDS encoding response regulator gives rise to the protein MSHWKIVIADDDDAVRRLLALAIGSFGHEIVEARDGLEAVERVLAHQPDAVFLDVLMPRMNGLEALSRLREQGYGGKIVVISALAGSQSPELETDIPPDAILAKPFRRRDVGDCLVRLAASVPSAEEPSASLVGNPGQEVAELVLGHAAEVGRSDAAVPAEDH